One window of the Betaproteobacteria bacterium genome contains the following:
- a CDS encoding nitronate monooxygenase: MKSLVTLLGIDLPIVQAPMAGSQDSALAIAVSNAGGLGSLPCAMLGADALSAELQRIRAQTSKPFNVNFFCHLPPAPDP; encoded by the coding sequence ATGAAATCCCTGGTCACCCTGCTCGGCATCGACCTGCCGATCGTTCAGGCGCCCATGGCGGGCTCCCAGGACAGTGCGCTCGCCATTGCGGTGTCCAACGCCGGCGGTCTCGGTTCGCTGCCGTGCGCCATGCTCGGGGCCGACGCGCTCTCCGCGGAGCTGCAGCGCATCCGGGCGCAAACGTCGAAGCCGTTCAACGTCAATTTCTTCTGTCACCTGCCGCCGGCGCCGGACCC